One genomic segment of Vulpes lagopus strain Blue_001 chromosome 9, ASM1834538v1, whole genome shotgun sequence includes these proteins:
- the TRIM55 gene encoding tripartite motif-containing protein 55 isoform X3 → MSASLNYKSFSKEQQTMDNLEKQLICPICLEMFTKPVVILPCQHNLCRKCASDIFQASNPYLPTRGGTTVASGGRFRCPSCRHEVVLDRHGIYGLQRNLLVENIIDIYKQESTRPEKKSDQPMCEEHEEERINIYCLNCEVPTCSLCKVFGAHKDCQVAPLTHVFQRQKSELSDGIAVLVGSNDRVQGVISQLEDTCKTIEECCRKQKQELCEKFDYLYGILEERKNEMTQVITRTQEEKLEHVRALIKKYSDHLENVSKLVESGIQFMDEPEMAVFLQNAKTLLQKISEASKAFQMEKIEHGYENMNHFTVNLNREEKVIREIDFYREDEDEEGEGEEGEGEGGGGEGEGEGEEGEVEEVENVRTESSGEDESPEKALEPSQLASELQAAPGALLVSSPEPPPALPPIAEAPVTQGEVVPTGSQQTTESETPVPAATDTADPLFYPSWYKGQTRKTTTNPPSTPGSEGLGHIGPPGSEDSNVQKAEVPEAAASERAAVSGKETSSPAATSQELAICLALLAFLILHYIWRQIQCLIFTLMDWI, encoded by the exons ATGAGCGCATCTTTGAATTATAAGTCTTTTTCTAAAGAGCAGCAGACCATGGATAACTTGGAGAAGCAACTCATCTGTCCTATCTGCTTAGAGATGTTCACGAAACCTGTGGTTATTCTCCCCTGTCAGCATAACCTGTGTAGGAAATGTGCCAGTGATATTTTCCAG GCTTCTAACCCGTATTTGCCCACAAGAGGAGGCACCACTGTGGCATCAGGGGGCCGATTTCGCTGCCCATCCTGTAGACACGAAGTGGTCCTGGACAGACATGGGATATATGGCCTTCAGAGGAACCTGCTGGTGGAAAATATCATTGACATCTACAAGCAGGAATCCACCAG ACCAGAAAAGAAGTCTGACCAGCCCATGTGTGAGGAGCATGAAGAAGAACGCATCAACATCTACTGTCTGAACTGTGAAGTGCCCACCTGCTCTCTGTGCAAGGTCTTTGGGGCACACAAGGATTGCCAGGTGGCACCCCTAACTCATGTGTTCCAGAGGCAGAAG TCTGAGCTAAGTGATGGCATTGCAGTCCTTGTGGGAAGCAATGATCGTGTCCAGGGAGTGATCAGCCAGCTGGAGGACACCTGTAAAACTATTGAG GAATGCTGcagaaaacagaagcaggaaCTTTGTGAGAAGTTTGATTACCTGTATGGCAtcctggaggagaggaaaaatgagATGACCCAAGTCATTACCCGAACCCAAGAGGAGAAACTGGAACATGTCCGTGCTCTGATCAAAAAGTATTCTGATCATTTGGAAAACGTGTCAAAGTTGGTTGAATCAGGAATCCAGTTCATGGATGAGCCAGAAATGGCAGTGTTTCTGCAG AATGCCAAAACCCTGTTACAAAA AATTTCTGAAGCATCGAAGGCATTTCAGATGGAGAAAATAGAACATGGTTATGAGAACATGAACCACTTCACAGTCAACctcaatagagaagaaaaagtaatacGCGAAATTGATTTTTACAgag aagatgaagatgaagaaggagaaggggaagaaggagaaggagaaggaggaggaggagaaggagaaggagaaggggaggagggagaagtggaaGAGGTAGAAAATGTTCGGACAGAGTCATCAGGAGAAGATGAAAGTCCGGAGAAAGCCTTGGAACCCTCTCAGCTGGCCTCAGAGCTCCAGGCTGCCCCAGGGGCACTTCTGGTTTCCTCTCCAGAACCACCTCCAGCCCTGCCACCTATTGCAGAGGCTCCCGTGACACAG GGGGAGGTGGTGCCCACTGGCTCTCAGCAGACCACAGAGTCTGAAACTCCAGTCCCTGCAGCAACGGACACTGCGGATCCCTTGTTTTACCCTAGTTGGTATAAAGGCCAAACCCGGAAAACCACCACCAACCCACCTTCCACCCCAGGGAGCGAAGGTCTGGGACACATAGGGCCTCCTGGTTCTGAGGATTCGAATGTGCAGAAGGCAGAAGTGCCGGAAGCTGCAGCCAGTGAGAGGGCAGCAGTGAGTGGTAAGGAAACTAGTTCACCTGCAGCTACTTCTCAG GAGTTAGCAATCTGCCTAGCACTTTTGGCTTTTCTTATACTTCACTACATCTGGCGTCAGATTCAGTGCTTGATTTTTACTTTAATGg
- the TRIM55 gene encoding tripartite motif-containing protein 55 isoform X1, giving the protein MSASLNYKSFSKEQQTMDNLEKQLICPICLEMFTKPVVILPCQHNLCRKCASDIFQASNPYLPTRGGTTVASGGRFRCPSCRHEVVLDRHGIYGLQRNLLVENIIDIYKQESTRPEKKSDQPMCEEHEEERINIYCLNCEVPTCSLCKVFGAHKDCQVAPLTHVFQRQKSELSDGIAVLVGSNDRVQGVISQLEDTCKTIEECCRKQKQELCEKFDYLYGILEERKNEMTQVITRTQEEKLEHVRALIKKYSDHLENVSKLVESGIQFMDEPEMAVFLQNAKTLLQKISEASKAFQMEKIEHGYENMNHFTVNLNREEKVIREIDFYREDEDEEGEGEEGEGEGGGGEGEGEGEEGEVEEVENVRTESSGEDESPEKALEPSQLASELQAAPGALLVSSPEPPPALPPIAEAPVTQGEVVPTGSQQTTESETPVPAATDTADPLFYPSWYKGQTRKTTTNPPSTPGSEGLGHIGPPGSEDSNVQKAEVPEAAASERAAVSGKETSSPAATSQIGFEDPPLQVQAAASGSGNGADSEPARHVFSFSWLNSLNE; this is encoded by the exons ATGAGCGCATCTTTGAATTATAAGTCTTTTTCTAAAGAGCAGCAGACCATGGATAACTTGGAGAAGCAACTCATCTGTCCTATCTGCTTAGAGATGTTCACGAAACCTGTGGTTATTCTCCCCTGTCAGCATAACCTGTGTAGGAAATGTGCCAGTGATATTTTCCAG GCTTCTAACCCGTATTTGCCCACAAGAGGAGGCACCACTGTGGCATCAGGGGGCCGATTTCGCTGCCCATCCTGTAGACACGAAGTGGTCCTGGACAGACATGGGATATATGGCCTTCAGAGGAACCTGCTGGTGGAAAATATCATTGACATCTACAAGCAGGAATCCACCAG ACCAGAAAAGAAGTCTGACCAGCCCATGTGTGAGGAGCATGAAGAAGAACGCATCAACATCTACTGTCTGAACTGTGAAGTGCCCACCTGCTCTCTGTGCAAGGTCTTTGGGGCACACAAGGATTGCCAGGTGGCACCCCTAACTCATGTGTTCCAGAGGCAGAAG TCTGAGCTAAGTGATGGCATTGCAGTCCTTGTGGGAAGCAATGATCGTGTCCAGGGAGTGATCAGCCAGCTGGAGGACACCTGTAAAACTATTGAG GAATGCTGcagaaaacagaagcaggaaCTTTGTGAGAAGTTTGATTACCTGTATGGCAtcctggaggagaggaaaaatgagATGACCCAAGTCATTACCCGAACCCAAGAGGAGAAACTGGAACATGTCCGTGCTCTGATCAAAAAGTATTCTGATCATTTGGAAAACGTGTCAAAGTTGGTTGAATCAGGAATCCAGTTCATGGATGAGCCAGAAATGGCAGTGTTTCTGCAG AATGCCAAAACCCTGTTACAAAA AATTTCTGAAGCATCGAAGGCATTTCAGATGGAGAAAATAGAACATGGTTATGAGAACATGAACCACTTCACAGTCAACctcaatagagaagaaaaagtaatacGCGAAATTGATTTTTACAgag aagatgaagatgaagaaggagaaggggaagaaggagaaggagaaggaggaggaggagaaggagaaggagaaggggaggagggagaagtggaaGAGGTAGAAAATGTTCGGACAGAGTCATCAGGAGAAGATGAAAGTCCGGAGAAAGCCTTGGAACCCTCTCAGCTGGCCTCAGAGCTCCAGGCTGCCCCAGGGGCACTTCTGGTTTCCTCTCCAGAACCACCTCCAGCCCTGCCACCTATTGCAGAGGCTCCCGTGACACAG GGGGAGGTGGTGCCCACTGGCTCTCAGCAGACCACAGAGTCTGAAACTCCAGTCCCTGCAGCAACGGACACTGCGGATCCCTTGTTTTACCCTAGTTGGTATAAAGGCCAAACCCGGAAAACCACCACCAACCCACCTTCCACCCCAGGGAGCGAAGGTCTGGGACACATAGGGCCTCCTGGTTCTGAGGATTCGAATGTGCAGAAGGCAGAAGTGCCGGAAGCTGCAGCCAGTGAGAGGGCAGCAGTGAGTGGTAAGGAAACTAGTTCACCTGCAGCTACTTCTCAG
- the TRIM55 gene encoding tripartite motif-containing protein 55 isoform X2, with the protein MSASLNYKSFSKEQQTMDNLEKQLICPICLEMFTKPVVILPCQHNLCRKCASDIFQASNPYLPTRGGTTVASGGRFRCPSCRHEVVLDRHGIYGLQRNLLVENIIDIYKQESTRPEKKSDQPMCEEHEEERINIYCLNCEVPTCSLCKVFGAHKDCQVAPLTHVFQRQKSELSDGIAVLVGSNDRVQGVISQLEDTCKTIEECCRKQKQELCEKFDYLYGILEERKNEMTQVITRTQEEKLEHVRALIKKYSDHLENVSKLVESGIQFMDEPEMAVFLQNAKTLLQKISEASKAFQMEKIEHGYENMNHFTVNLNREEKVIREIDFYRDEDEEGEGEEGEGEGGGGEGEGEGEEGEVEEVENVRTESSGEDESPEKALEPSQLASELQAAPGALLVSSPEPPPALPPIAEAPVTQGEVVPTGSQQTTESETPVPAATDTADPLFYPSWYKGQTRKTTTNPPSTPGSEGLGHIGPPGSEDSNVQKAEVPEAAASERAAVSGKETSSPAATSQIGFEDPPLQVQAAASGSGNGADSEPARHVFSFSWLNSLNE; encoded by the exons ATGAGCGCATCTTTGAATTATAAGTCTTTTTCTAAAGAGCAGCAGACCATGGATAACTTGGAGAAGCAACTCATCTGTCCTATCTGCTTAGAGATGTTCACGAAACCTGTGGTTATTCTCCCCTGTCAGCATAACCTGTGTAGGAAATGTGCCAGTGATATTTTCCAG GCTTCTAACCCGTATTTGCCCACAAGAGGAGGCACCACTGTGGCATCAGGGGGCCGATTTCGCTGCCCATCCTGTAGACACGAAGTGGTCCTGGACAGACATGGGATATATGGCCTTCAGAGGAACCTGCTGGTGGAAAATATCATTGACATCTACAAGCAGGAATCCACCAG ACCAGAAAAGAAGTCTGACCAGCCCATGTGTGAGGAGCATGAAGAAGAACGCATCAACATCTACTGTCTGAACTGTGAAGTGCCCACCTGCTCTCTGTGCAAGGTCTTTGGGGCACACAAGGATTGCCAGGTGGCACCCCTAACTCATGTGTTCCAGAGGCAGAAG TCTGAGCTAAGTGATGGCATTGCAGTCCTTGTGGGAAGCAATGATCGTGTCCAGGGAGTGATCAGCCAGCTGGAGGACACCTGTAAAACTATTGAG GAATGCTGcagaaaacagaagcaggaaCTTTGTGAGAAGTTTGATTACCTGTATGGCAtcctggaggagaggaaaaatgagATGACCCAAGTCATTACCCGAACCCAAGAGGAGAAACTGGAACATGTCCGTGCTCTGATCAAAAAGTATTCTGATCATTTGGAAAACGTGTCAAAGTTGGTTGAATCAGGAATCCAGTTCATGGATGAGCCAGAAATGGCAGTGTTTCTGCAG AATGCCAAAACCCTGTTACAAAA AATTTCTGAAGCATCGAAGGCATTTCAGATGGAGAAAATAGAACATGGTTATGAGAACATGAACCACTTCACAGTCAACctcaatagagaagaaaaagtaatacGCGAAATTGATTTTTACAgag atgaagatgaagaaggagaaggggaagaaggagaaggagaaggaggaggaggagaaggagaaggagaaggggaggagggagaagtggaaGAGGTAGAAAATGTTCGGACAGAGTCATCAGGAGAAGATGAAAGTCCGGAGAAAGCCTTGGAACCCTCTCAGCTGGCCTCAGAGCTCCAGGCTGCCCCAGGGGCACTTCTGGTTTCCTCTCCAGAACCACCTCCAGCCCTGCCACCTATTGCAGAGGCTCCCGTGACACAG GGGGAGGTGGTGCCCACTGGCTCTCAGCAGACCACAGAGTCTGAAACTCCAGTCCCTGCAGCAACGGACACTGCGGATCCCTTGTTTTACCCTAGTTGGTATAAAGGCCAAACCCGGAAAACCACCACCAACCCACCTTCCACCCCAGGGAGCGAAGGTCTGGGACACATAGGGCCTCCTGGTTCTGAGGATTCGAATGTGCAGAAGGCAGAAGTGCCGGAAGCTGCAGCCAGTGAGAGGGCAGCAGTGAGTGGTAAGGAAACTAGTTCACCTGCAGCTACTTCTCAG
- the TRIM55 gene encoding tripartite motif-containing protein 55 isoform X4 has product MSASLNYKSFSKEQQTMDNLEKQLICPICLEMFTKPVVILPCQHNLCRKCASDIFQASNPYLPTRGGTTVASGGRFRCPSCRHEVVLDRHGIYGLQRNLLVENIIDIYKQESTRPEKKSDQPMCEEHEEERINIYCLNCEVPTCSLCKVFGAHKDCQVAPLTHVFQRQKSELSDGIAVLVGSNDRVQGVISQLEDTCKTIEECCRKQKQELCEKFDYLYGILEERKNEMTQVITRTQEEKLEHVRALIKKYSDHLENVSKLVESGIQFMDEPEMAVFLQNAKTLLQKISEASKAFQMEKIEHGYENMNHFTVNLNREEKVIREIDFYREDEDEEGEGEEGEGEGGGGEGEGEGEEGEVEEVENVRTESSGEDESPEKALEPSQLASELQAAPGALLVSSPEPPPALPPIAEAPVTQGEVVPTGSQQTTESETPVPAATDTADPLFYPSWYKGQTRKTTTNPPSTPGSEGLGHIGPPGSEDSNVQKAEVPEAAASERAAVSDWI; this is encoded by the exons ATGAGCGCATCTTTGAATTATAAGTCTTTTTCTAAAGAGCAGCAGACCATGGATAACTTGGAGAAGCAACTCATCTGTCCTATCTGCTTAGAGATGTTCACGAAACCTGTGGTTATTCTCCCCTGTCAGCATAACCTGTGTAGGAAATGTGCCAGTGATATTTTCCAG GCTTCTAACCCGTATTTGCCCACAAGAGGAGGCACCACTGTGGCATCAGGGGGCCGATTTCGCTGCCCATCCTGTAGACACGAAGTGGTCCTGGACAGACATGGGATATATGGCCTTCAGAGGAACCTGCTGGTGGAAAATATCATTGACATCTACAAGCAGGAATCCACCAG ACCAGAAAAGAAGTCTGACCAGCCCATGTGTGAGGAGCATGAAGAAGAACGCATCAACATCTACTGTCTGAACTGTGAAGTGCCCACCTGCTCTCTGTGCAAGGTCTTTGGGGCACACAAGGATTGCCAGGTGGCACCCCTAACTCATGTGTTCCAGAGGCAGAAG TCTGAGCTAAGTGATGGCATTGCAGTCCTTGTGGGAAGCAATGATCGTGTCCAGGGAGTGATCAGCCAGCTGGAGGACACCTGTAAAACTATTGAG GAATGCTGcagaaaacagaagcaggaaCTTTGTGAGAAGTTTGATTACCTGTATGGCAtcctggaggagaggaaaaatgagATGACCCAAGTCATTACCCGAACCCAAGAGGAGAAACTGGAACATGTCCGTGCTCTGATCAAAAAGTATTCTGATCATTTGGAAAACGTGTCAAAGTTGGTTGAATCAGGAATCCAGTTCATGGATGAGCCAGAAATGGCAGTGTTTCTGCAG AATGCCAAAACCCTGTTACAAAA AATTTCTGAAGCATCGAAGGCATTTCAGATGGAGAAAATAGAACATGGTTATGAGAACATGAACCACTTCACAGTCAACctcaatagagaagaaaaagtaatacGCGAAATTGATTTTTACAgag aagatgaagatgaagaaggagaaggggaagaaggagaaggagaaggaggaggaggagaaggagaaggagaaggggaggagggagaagtggaaGAGGTAGAAAATGTTCGGACAGAGTCATCAGGAGAAGATGAAAGTCCGGAGAAAGCCTTGGAACCCTCTCAGCTGGCCTCAGAGCTCCAGGCTGCCCCAGGGGCACTTCTGGTTTCCTCTCCAGAACCACCTCCAGCCCTGCCACCTATTGCAGAGGCTCCCGTGACACAG GGGGAGGTGGTGCCCACTGGCTCTCAGCAGACCACAGAGTCTGAAACTCCAGTCCCTGCAGCAACGGACACTGCGGATCCCTTGTTTTACCCTAGTTGGTATAAAGGCCAAACCCGGAAAACCACCACCAACCCACCTTCCACCCCAGGGAGCGAAGGTCTGGGACACATAGGGCCTCCTGGTTCTGAGGATTCGAATGTGCAGAAGGCAGAAGTGCCGGAAGCTGCAGCCAGTGAGAGGGCAGCAGTGAGTG
- the TRIM55 gene encoding tripartite motif-containing protein 55 isoform X5: MSASLNYKSFSKEQQTMDNLEKQLICPICLEMFTKPVVILPCQHNLCRKCASDIFQASNPYLPTRGGTTVASGGRFRCPSCRHEVVLDRHGIYGLQRNLLVENIIDIYKQESTRPEKKSDQPMCEEHEEERINIYCLNCEVPTCSLCKVFGAHKDCQVAPLTHVFQRQKSELSDGIAVLVGSNDRVQGVISQLEDTCKTIEECCRKQKQELCEKFDYLYGILEERKNEMTQVITRTQEEKLEHVRALIKKYSDHLENVSKLVESGIQFMDEPEMAVFLQNAKTLLQKISEASKAFQMEKIEHGYENMNHFTVNLNREEKVIREIDFYREDEDEEGEGEEGEGEGGGGEGEGEGEEGEVEEVENVRTESSGEDESPEKALEPSQLASELQAAPGALLVSSPEPPPALPPIAEAPVTQIGFEDPPLQVQAAASGSGNGADSEPARHVFSFSWLNSLNE, from the exons ATGAGCGCATCTTTGAATTATAAGTCTTTTTCTAAAGAGCAGCAGACCATGGATAACTTGGAGAAGCAACTCATCTGTCCTATCTGCTTAGAGATGTTCACGAAACCTGTGGTTATTCTCCCCTGTCAGCATAACCTGTGTAGGAAATGTGCCAGTGATATTTTCCAG GCTTCTAACCCGTATTTGCCCACAAGAGGAGGCACCACTGTGGCATCAGGGGGCCGATTTCGCTGCCCATCCTGTAGACACGAAGTGGTCCTGGACAGACATGGGATATATGGCCTTCAGAGGAACCTGCTGGTGGAAAATATCATTGACATCTACAAGCAGGAATCCACCAG ACCAGAAAAGAAGTCTGACCAGCCCATGTGTGAGGAGCATGAAGAAGAACGCATCAACATCTACTGTCTGAACTGTGAAGTGCCCACCTGCTCTCTGTGCAAGGTCTTTGGGGCACACAAGGATTGCCAGGTGGCACCCCTAACTCATGTGTTCCAGAGGCAGAAG TCTGAGCTAAGTGATGGCATTGCAGTCCTTGTGGGAAGCAATGATCGTGTCCAGGGAGTGATCAGCCAGCTGGAGGACACCTGTAAAACTATTGAG GAATGCTGcagaaaacagaagcaggaaCTTTGTGAGAAGTTTGATTACCTGTATGGCAtcctggaggagaggaaaaatgagATGACCCAAGTCATTACCCGAACCCAAGAGGAGAAACTGGAACATGTCCGTGCTCTGATCAAAAAGTATTCTGATCATTTGGAAAACGTGTCAAAGTTGGTTGAATCAGGAATCCAGTTCATGGATGAGCCAGAAATGGCAGTGTTTCTGCAG AATGCCAAAACCCTGTTACAAAA AATTTCTGAAGCATCGAAGGCATTTCAGATGGAGAAAATAGAACATGGTTATGAGAACATGAACCACTTCACAGTCAACctcaatagagaagaaaaagtaatacGCGAAATTGATTTTTACAgag aagatgaagatgaagaaggagaaggggaagaaggagaaggagaaggaggaggaggagaaggagaaggagaaggggaggagggagaagtggaaGAGGTAGAAAATGTTCGGACAGAGTCATCAGGAGAAGATGAAAGTCCGGAGAAAGCCTTGGAACCCTCTCAGCTGGCCTCAGAGCTCCAGGCTGCCCCAGGGGCACTTCTGGTTTCCTCTCCAGAACCACCTCCAGCCCTGCCACCTATTGCAGAGGCTCCCGTGACACAG